The following coding sequences lie in one Bacteroidota bacterium genomic window:
- a CDS encoding Hsp20/alpha crystallin family protein, translating into MNIIRFNQHPISMLNEIMEDLDRNFFRGPETYLARPAVNVIEKEDGFVLEVAAPGLKKEDFRVKLDNQLLTIAAEVNQNNEEKNERYTRREFWFGSFERSFQLPKTINLDQIRADYTDGILRISLPKKEEAKVAINREIAVV; encoded by the coding sequence ATGAACATCATTCGATTCAATCAGCACCCGATCAGCATGTTGAATGAGATTATGGAAGATCTCGACAGGAATTTCTTCCGTGGTCCGGAAACCTATCTTGCCCGTCCGGCTGTAAATGTGATTGAGAAGGAGGACGGATTTGTGCTCGAAGTGGCTGCACCCGGCCTGAAAAAGGAAGATTTCCGGGTGAAGCTCGACAACCAGCTGCTCACCATTGCTGCCGAAGTGAACCAGAATAATGAAGAAAAGAACGAAAGGTACACCCGTCGCGAGTTCTGGTTTGGTTCGTTCGAGCGCAGCTTCCAACTGCCCAAAACTATCAACCTCGACCAGATTCGTGCCGACTACACCGATGGCATCTTGCGCATTAGCCTGCCAAAGAAAGAGGAAGCCAAAGTGGCTATCAACCGCGAGATAGCAGTTGTTTAA
- a CDS encoding flippase-like domain-containing protein translates to MDNPQHIFRPGRILLPVVFGLAATAWLLSRNIDRDTLGFFEWTWAAAGGLLMALAMMGVRDVAYMYRIRVLTGKTLSWRQSFQVIMLWEFSSAVSPSVVGGTGPAIWFLYKEGLNTGKSTAVVLTSIFLDEVFFVLMVPLMYLFFGHMVLPAELSEAFSGSIRIALLLGYGLILAYTIILTYTLFINPYFFKWMLSYIFLLPLLRRWRMRMRKLANQLIITSNELRGQKPGYWAKAFIATALSWTGRYWVTNFIFMAFFFSHLGLKEHFLIYARQLTMWIILLVSPTPGGSGISEIVFGEFLADMLPNAAWVIPLAVLWRLISYYPYLIMGALVLPNWINRVFQKPVYRKIE, encoded by the coding sequence TTGGATAATCCGCAGCATATTTTCAGGCCTGGACGCATTTTGCTGCCAGTAGTTTTTGGGCTTGCAGCCACTGCCTGGTTGCTTTCGCGGAATATTGACCGCGACACCCTGGGCTTTTTCGAATGGACCTGGGCTGCGGCCGGCGGATTGTTGATGGCCCTGGCCATGATGGGCGTGCGCGATGTAGCCTATATGTACCGCATCAGGGTGCTCACCGGCAAAACCCTGAGCTGGCGCCAGTCGTTTCAGGTGATTATGTTGTGGGAATTCAGCTCTGCCGTTTCACCCTCAGTGGTCGGCGGCACTGGTCCGGCCATCTGGTTTTTGTATAAGGAAGGGCTCAACACAGGAAAGAGCACAGCCGTTGTGCTAACCTCCATTTTTCTGGACGAGGTGTTTTTTGTGCTGATGGTTCCGTTGATGTATCTGTTTTTTGGTCACATGGTATTGCCAGCCGAGCTTTCTGAAGCTTTTTCGGGGAGTATCCGGATTGCCCTGCTGCTCGGTTACGGGCTGATTCTGGCCTACACAATCATCCTCACCTACACCCTTTTCATCAATCCATACTTCTTCAAGTGGATGCTCTCGTATATCTTCCTGCTGCCCCTGCTCAGGCGGTGGCGGATGCGAATGCGCAAGCTTGCCAACCAGCTCATTATCACATCCAACGAACTTCGTGGCCAGAAACCAGGCTACTGGGCAAAGGCTTTTATAGCCACTGCCCTGTCGTGGACCGGGAGGTACTGGGTCACAAACTTTATTTTCATGGCGTTCTTTTTCAGTCACTTAGGGCTGAAAGAACATTTTCTGATCTATGCCCGCCAGCTCACCATGTGGATTATCCTGCTGGTGAGTCCCACGCCCGGAGGCAGCGGCATCTCGGAGATTGTGTTCGGAGAGTTTCTGGCCGATATGCTTCCCAATGCCGCATGGGTCATTCCCCTGGCAGTACTGTGGCGTCTGATCAGTTATTATCCCTATCTGATCATGGGCGCACTGGTGCTCCCCAATTGGATCAACAGGGTGTTTCAGAAACCGGTGTACAGGAAGATTGAGTAG
- a CDS encoding glutamine synthetase, whose protein sequence is MNTAMNPNPLVQYLNKPSSDFTRADLIRYIEDHDVAMINFRYVAWDGRLKTLNFIINSREHLDSILATGERVDGSSLFPFVEAGSSDLYVIPKYRTAFVNPFADVPTIDILCGFYDRHGNPLEDSPEYILRKAHRLMKAQTGFSFETMGELEYYIISDETPLYPAVNQRGYHESSPYNKFGNFRRHAMRLIAQSGGQIKYGHSEVGNFSLGGKVYEQNEIEFLPVNVEDAADQLVIAKWIMRTLAWQYGVTLTFAPKIVAGRAGSGLHVHTRIMKDGRSAMMHQGSLSETARKAIAGYLKLAASLTAFGNTNPTSYLRLVPHQEAPTNICWGDRNRSVLVRVPLGWTNEHDMISDANPLEKPLEVDFNDKQTVEFRAPDGSADIYLLMAGLTVAARHGLTSPDALEFAEKTYVDINIFHDEHKHKTAQLEKLPASCVESAEALLRDKAIYMQHGVFPENILTYVVKHLQSFNDRNLREELGNDEEKILKLVSQYFHCG, encoded by the coding sequence ATGAACACTGCCATGAATCCCAATCCGCTGGTACAATACCTGAACAAGCCCTCGTCCGATTTCACCCGGGCCGACCTGATAAGGTATATCGAAGATCACGATGTTGCCATGATCAACTTCAGGTATGTGGCTTGGGATGGCAGGCTCAAGACGTTGAATTTTATCATCAACAGCCGGGAGCACCTCGACAGCATCCTGGCCACAGGAGAGCGCGTGGACGGCTCCAGTTTGTTTCCTTTTGTGGAAGCAGGCTCAAGCGATCTGTATGTGATTCCGAAATATCGCACGGCTTTTGTCAATCCCTTTGCCGATGTGCCCACCATAGATATTTTGTGTGGTTTCTACGACAGGCATGGCAATCCCCTTGAAGATTCACCGGAGTATATCCTGCGCAAGGCCCACAGGCTCATGAAAGCGCAAACAGGTTTCAGTTTCGAAACCATGGGCGAACTCGAGTACTACATCATATCTGATGAGACTCCACTCTATCCGGCTGTAAATCAGCGTGGTTATCACGAGTCATCTCCGTACAACAAGTTTGGCAATTTCAGGCGCCATGCCATGCGACTGATTGCCCAAAGTGGTGGTCAGATCAAATACGGGCATTCCGAAGTGGGCAATTTCTCACTTGGGGGCAAGGTATATGAGCAAAACGAGATCGAGTTTTTGCCTGTGAATGTGGAAGATGCCGCCGATCAGCTTGTGATTGCCAAGTGGATCATGCGTACGCTGGCCTGGCAATATGGGGTCACCCTTACTTTTGCACCCAAGATTGTGGCGGGCCGCGCCGGCAGCGGGTTGCATGTGCATACCCGCATCATGAAGGATGGCCGCAGCGCCATGATGCACCAGGGTAGCCTGAGCGAAACAGCCCGCAAAGCCATTGCCGGTTATCTGAAACTGGCCGCCTCGCTCACTGCTTTCGGCAACACCAATCCCACTTCCTATCTCCGTTTGGTTCCCCATCAGGAAGCTCCAACCAACATATGCTGGGGCGATCGCAACCGTTCGGTACTGGTGCGTGTGCCGCTTGGCTGGACCAATGAACACGACATGATTTCGGATGCCAATCCGCTCGAGAAACCACTTGAAGTCGATTTCAACGACAAGCAAACTGTGGAGTTTCGCGCACCCGACGGATCGGCCGATATTTACCTGCTTATGGCAGGCCTCACCGTGGCCGCCCGCCATGGCCTCACTTCGCCCGATGCGCTTGAGTTTGCCGAAAAAACTTATGTGGATATCAATATCTTCCACGACGAACACAAACACAAGACAGCTCAGCTCGAAAAACTTCCTGCCTCGTGCGTTGAATCGGCCGAAGCCCTGCTTCGCGATAAAGCCATCTACATGCAACACGGGGTATTCCCCGAGAATATTCTCACCTACGTGGTGAAGCATCTGCAGTCGTTCAACGACCGGAATCTGCGGGAGGAGTTGGGCAACGACGAGGAGAAAATCTTAAAGCTCGTCAGCCAGTATTTCCATTGCGGATAG
- the meaB gene encoding methylmalonyl Co-A mutase-associated GTPase MeaB: protein MKKQRPEDQTMALKVNDGVEQPASVNRAALSNLANRRKTLLDAEAYVDGILRGDRVLLSQAITLVESSLPAHQQLAQQIIQACLPHSSKAVRIGITGVPGAGKSTFIEALGMHLVGNGHKLAVLAIDPSSQISRGSILGDKTRMEQLTTHPNAYIRPSASAGTLGGVARKTRETIVLCEAAGFDTVFVETVGVGQSETAVHSMVDFFLLILIGGAGDELQGIKRGIMEMADGIVVNKADGDNVPRAERARAECENALHLFPPPASGVPTRVLTCSALTGFNIPEVWKMVEQFLQTTKTNGYFQHKRNSQLVQTMHDAVNETLQRTFYEQPLIQAQMSELEQQVRHQQLSAYVAASQLLDAWFAALRNQSPPKG from the coding sequence ATGAAAAAGCAAAGGCCCGAAGATCAGACCATGGCGCTTAAAGTGAACGATGGCGTGGAGCAGCCAGCTTCAGTAAACCGTGCTGCCCTGTCGAATCTGGCCAACCGGCGCAAAACGCTGCTTGATGCCGAAGCTTATGTGGATGGTATTTTGCGTGGCGACCGGGTACTGCTGAGCCAGGCCATCACCCTGGTCGAGAGTAGTTTGCCGGCGCACCAGCAGCTGGCACAGCAGATCATACAGGCTTGTTTGCCGCACAGCAGCAAAGCAGTGCGAATTGGCATTACTGGGGTACCTGGTGCAGGCAAAAGTACCTTCATCGAAGCCCTGGGGATGCATCTTGTGGGCAACGGGCATAAGCTGGCTGTGCTTGCCATCGATCCGAGCAGCCAGATTTCCAGAGGGAGCATACTGGGCGACAAAACCCGTATGGAGCAGCTAACCACCCATCCCAATGCCTACATCAGGCCATCGGCCTCGGCCGGCACCCTGGGTGGTGTGGCGCGCAAAACCCGCGAAACCATTGTGCTTTGCGAGGCAGCCGGCTTCGACACCGTGTTCGTCGAAACTGTTGGCGTGGGCCAGTCGGAGACCGCTGTGCACTCGATGGTCGATTTTTTCTTGCTCATCCTCATCGGGGGCGCGGGCGACGAACTTCAGGGCATCAAGCGCGGCATCATGGAAATGGCCGATGGCATTGTGGTGAACAAAGCCGACGGCGACAACGTGCCACGAGCAGAGCGTGCGCGCGCAGAATGCGAAAACGCCCTCCACCTTTTTCCGCCCCCGGCTTCTGGTGTGCCCACACGCGTACTAACCTGCTCGGCGCTCACCGGCTTCAACATCCCCGAAGTTTGGAAAATGGTGGAACAATTCCTGCAAACCACCAAAACCAACGGTTATTTCCAACATAAACGCAACAGCCAGCTGGTGCAAACCATGCACGACGCTGTGAACGAAACCCTGCAACGGACATTCTACGAACAGCCCCTCATCCAGGCTCAGATGTCCGAATTGGAACAGCAGGTACGCCACCAACAGCTCAGCGCCTATGTGGCTGCTTCGCAACTTTTAGATGCCTGGTTTGCCGCACTGCGAAACCAAAGTCCGCCGAAAGGTTGA
- a CDS encoding ABC transporter ATP-binding protein: MLEIVDLKRKAGDFSLHIEHLSLAEGDLMVLLGPSGSGKTMLLELIAGLEKADSGQVVLDHQDITKTPASQRSVGMVFQKQWLFPHMSVEENIAYGLKNKGLTRAEIKNRVHELASLTHCTELLKRKADKLSGGEAQRVAIARTLALKPRILLLDEPLANLDSSLRADVLSLIRQLHRKGQTIIHVTHDYREAIALAINIVVMHQGRVLQQGAPTEVFSRPRNAFVASFAGIRNYFAGTLLPADTSDSNLKIFKSGQLSLWLTSAYTPPMTGQVIIPARAITISSQAVQTSAVNQFEGVVIDLFDLPEGVEVSADVRGTTLRAVVTRQSVERLSLGVGAKVFLQFKAGSVDFEPD; encoded by the coding sequence ATGTTGGAAATCGTTGATCTTAAGCGTAAAGCAGGCGATTTCAGCCTGCACATCGAACACCTCAGCCTCGCAGAAGGCGATCTGATGGTGCTGCTCGGACCCTCGGGTTCGGGCAAGACCATGTTGCTCGAACTCATTGCAGGCCTGGAGAAAGCCGATTCGGGCCAGGTCGTGCTCGATCATCAGGACATCACCAAAACCCCTGCCTCGCAAAGGTCCGTCGGGATGGTTTTTCAGAAACAATGGCTTTTTCCGCACATGAGTGTGGAGGAAAATATTGCTTATGGACTGAAAAACAAAGGGTTGACTAGAGCTGAGATCAAAAACAGGGTGCATGAACTGGCAAGCCTGACCCACTGCACTGAACTCCTCAAGCGCAAAGCCGACAAGCTCTCGGGCGGCGAAGCTCAACGTGTGGCCATCGCACGTACACTCGCTTTAAAGCCTCGCATCCTTTTGCTCGACGAGCCACTGGCCAACCTCGACAGCAGCCTGCGTGCCGATGTGCTGTCGCTCATCAGGCAATTGCACCGCAAGGGGCAAACCATCATCCATGTGACGCACGATTACCGCGAAGCCATTGCCCTTGCCATCAATATCGTTGTGATGCATCAGGGCAGGGTGCTCCAGCAAGGCGCCCCCACAGAGGTCTTTTCCCGGCCGCGCAATGCCTTCGTGGCTTCATTTGCAGGCATCCGAAACTATTTCGCCGGAACACTCCTTCCCGCCGACACCTCCGATTCCAATCTGAAAATCTTTAAATCGGGTCAACTCTCGCTCTGGTTGACCTCGGCCTACACCCCACCCATGACCGGTCAGGTCATCATTCCGGCCCGGGCCATCACGATCTCGTCCCAGGCCGTGCAAACCAGTGCAGTGAATCAGTTTGAAGGGGTGGTAATAGATTTGTTCGACCTGCCGGAGGGCGTAGAAGTATCCGCCGATGTGAGGGGTACCACACTTAGGGCCGTGGTGACAAGGCAGTCGGTCGAACGTCTCAGCCTGGGTGTGGGCGCGAAGGTGTTTCTGCAGTTCAAGGCCGGTTCGGTGGATTTTGAACCGGATTGA
- a CDS encoding ABC transporter permease — protein MKIERNLFNLLFSLFGGLLLVFVIAPVAGLLLSSGVEGLVEAAGDNEVRQSIGRTLLLAMLATMFFALLTVPFAWLVARRNFPFRRLLLAVINIPVVIPHSAAGIALLGVLSRENAFGRLAESIGISFVNNPLGIFMAMAFVSLPYLFNAALDGFAMVPEMYEKVARSMGAGNLRIFRTISLPLAGRSILSGMVMMWGRGMSEFGAIVIIAYHPMTTPVMIYERFTSFGLDYARPVTALFVLICLIVFVLLNILSRPGKHVGNR, from the coding sequence ATGAAAATAGAGCGTAACCTGTTCAATTTGCTGTTTTCGCTCTTTGGTGGATTGCTGCTGGTGTTTGTCATTGCGCCTGTGGCAGGTTTGCTCCTATCGTCGGGAGTGGAGGGCCTGGTGGAAGCAGCCGGCGACAACGAAGTGCGGCAGAGCATCGGGCGAACCCTGTTGCTGGCCATGCTGGCGACAATGTTTTTTGCTTTGCTCACCGTGCCTTTTGCCTGGCTGGTTGCCCGCCGTAACTTTCCGTTTCGCAGGCTGTTGCTGGCCGTCATCAACATACCGGTGGTTATCCCCCATTCAGCTGCAGGTATCGCATTGCTTGGGGTGCTCTCGCGCGAAAACGCATTTGGCCGGCTGGCCGAATCCATCGGGATATCGTTCGTCAATAATCCTCTTGGCATCTTCATGGCCATGGCGTTTGTCAGCCTGCCTTACCTTTTCAATGCCGCCCTCGACGGATTTGCCATGGTGCCCGAAATGTACGAGAAAGTGGCCCGAAGCATGGGGGCCGGCAACCTGAGGATCTTCCGGACCATCAGTCTGCCGCTTGCCGGCCGAAGCATCCTGAGCGGAATGGTGATGATGTGGGGCAGGGGAATGAGCGAGTTTGGCGCCATCGTCATCATTGCCTACCACCCCATGACCACCCCCGTGATGATTTACGAGCGTTTCACCAGCTTCGGACTCGATTATGCCCGCCCGGTTACCGCACTCTTTGTGCTCATCTGTCTGATTGTGTTTGTATTGCTGAATATCTTATCCCGTCCCGGCAAGCATGTTGGAAATCGTTGA
- a CDS encoding substrate-binding domain-containing protein gives MSTERAISFIALTILFSLGCQPAGNQQPKENVLTILHAGSLSVPLKMLADSFALQHPGVRFRMEAAGSLETIRKLTELSRKADIVAVSDEKLIRELLIPYHAKWSLPFAGNEMVIVYSRPVSADHKPDQHNWFELLTAAGRQLGRSDPDLDPCGYRTVLVLQLAEKFYNQPGLTDKVLEMSRKNVRPKETDLIALLQTGHLDYAFLYRSIAVQHKMPFVELPKEINLSDPAYGQEYLRSVVEVRGRKPGEKISLQGEPITYGLTIPDHAPNRLLAEQFVAFIAGPGGRAILKSAGHRPLDDSYLTNDQTLPDFLFNKELP, from the coding sequence ATGTCTACAGAGCGCGCAATCTCATTTATTGCCCTGACCATACTTTTCAGCCTCGGTTGTCAGCCGGCCGGAAATCAACAGCCTAAGGAAAATGTCCTGACCATCCTGCATGCCGGCAGTCTGTCCGTACCTTTGAAGATGCTGGCAGACAGTTTTGCATTGCAACACCCGGGGGTAAGGTTTCGGATGGAGGCTGCCGGAAGTCTTGAAACCATCCGCAAGCTCACCGAGCTCAGTCGCAAGGCCGACATCGTGGCAGTGTCCGACGAAAAACTCATCCGCGAGCTGCTCATTCCCTACCATGCAAAGTGGAGCCTGCCTTTTGCCGGCAACGAGATGGTGATTGTTTACAGCCGCCCGGTAAGCGCAGACCATAAGCCGGATCAGCACAACTGGTTTGAATTGCTTACGGCAGCCGGCCGGCAGCTTGGGCGTTCCGATCCCGATCTCGATCCATGCGGCTACCGCACGGTGCTTGTGCTTCAACTGGCTGAAAAGTTTTACAACCAACCCGGGCTCACGGATAAAGTGTTGGAGATGAGCCGGAAAAATGTCCGCCCGAAAGAAACCGACCTGATTGCCCTGCTTCAAACCGGTCACCTCGATTACGCCTTTCTTTACCGCTCGATAGCAGTTCAACATAAAATGCCGTTTGTTGAGTTGCCAAAAGAAATCAACCTTTCCGATCCAGCCTATGGCCAGGAATACCTAAGGTCGGTGGTCGAAGTGAGAGGCCGGAAACCGGGCGAGAAAATCAGCTTGCAAGGCGAGCCCATCACCTATGGACTCACGATACCAGACCATGCGCCAAACCGATTGCTCGCTGAACAGTTTGTGGCATTTATTGCCGGCCCCGGAGGGCGTGCCATCCTCAAGTCGGCCGGACATCGTCCGCTTGATGATAGTTATCTGACTAATGATCAGACTCTTCCGGATTTTCTTTTTAATAAAGAACTGCCATGA
- a CDS encoding DUF4199 domain-containing protein produces the protein MKRFHIEFRWAIYFAIMMLAWMLLERLTGLHDKHIARHAIFTNLIAIPAITIYVLALLDVRRHKYNGQMTYSQGFISGLIITAIVTIFSPLLQYLTSEVISPEYFRNMIAFAVSEGRMSQEEADAFFNLRSYIGQVLVGTPVMGIFTTAIVAIFTRKTGKNQ, from the coding sequence ATGAAAAGATTTCACATCGAGTTCAGGTGGGCGATCTATTTTGCGATCATGATGTTGGCCTGGATGTTGCTGGAGCGGCTCACCGGCCTTCACGACAAACACATCGCCAGGCATGCGATATTTACCAATTTAATCGCCATACCGGCGATAACAATTTATGTGCTGGCCCTGCTCGATGTAAGAAGGCACAAATACAATGGTCAGATGACCTACAGCCAGGGATTCATCAGCGGGCTGATTATTACTGCTATCGTGACAATCTTTTCACCGCTCTTGCAATACCTTACAAGTGAAGTCATCAGCCCTGAGTATTTTCGCAACATGATTGCTTTTGCGGTATCCGAAGGCAGGATGAGCCAGGAGGAGGCCGACGCATTTTTCAACCTCAGGTCCTATATTGGACAGGTGTTGGTAGGCACACCCGTAATGGGCATTTTTACGACAGCTATTGTCGCAATTTTTACGCGAAAGACCGGAAAAAACCAGTAA
- a CDS encoding class II glutamine amidotransferase, whose translation MSDQIKHECGIALIRLLKPLEYYLANYGTSFYGLQKLHLLMQKQHNRGQDGAGIAGIKFDLPPGNKYIDRIRSNSASPIRDIFQQVYDQLQEIREKTPARLNDIQWLKHNVPFSGELFLGHLRYGTFGGNNIQNLHPLIRPNNWMTRTLVLAGNFNMTNVDELFNKLVELGQYPVETSDTVTILEKIGHWLDEENERVYQKYRSAGFAKRDISPMIAKHMDVRWILEESSQHWDGGYVITGLIGHGDAFVMRDPSGIRPAFYYADDEVIVAASERPPIQTAFKVSHNDIRELKPGHALIIKRDGSWMEQMFKQPTEKRACSFERIYFSRGTDADIYKERRKLGELLVPQVLQEIDNDLDNTVFSYIPNTASVAFRGMVTELNRLSLQRKKERILGSLDSLTPELVEEIFANGLRVEDIAVKDVKLRTFITQDNQRDDLVAHVYDVTYGVVRPGQDTLVVLDDSIVRGTTLRNSIIRILDRLGPRHIVIASSAPQIRYPDCYGIDMAKLSDFVAFRAAIELLKETGQEGIINEVYQLCKAQMQLPKEEMQNHVKLIYKPFTARQISAKIAQLVTSPKVKAKVSVVFQTIENLHKAMPNHTGDWYFTGDYPTPGGNKVVCRSFINYIEGRNERAY comes from the coding sequence ATGAGCGATCAGATAAAACACGAGTGTGGCATTGCACTCATCCGCCTGCTGAAACCGCTCGAATACTACCTGGCCAACTACGGCACTTCTTTCTATGGCTTGCAGAAGCTCCACCTGCTGATGCAGAAGCAACACAACCGCGGCCAGGATGGTGCCGGAATTGCCGGTATTAAGTTCGACCTGCCTCCCGGCAATAAGTACATCGATCGCATCCGGTCGAATTCGGCTTCCCCGATAAGAGACATTTTCCAGCAGGTGTATGATCAGCTGCAGGAGATACGCGAAAAAACACCGGCCCGCCTGAACGACATCCAGTGGCTGAAACACAATGTGCCGTTTTCGGGCGAATTGTTCCTCGGGCACCTGCGCTATGGTACTTTCGGAGGCAACAACATTCAGAACCTGCATCCCCTCATCCGGCCAAACAACTGGATGACCCGCACCCTGGTGCTCGCCGGCAATTTTAATATGACCAATGTGGACGAGCTTTTCAACAAACTGGTCGAGCTTGGCCAATATCCGGTCGAAACATCCGATACCGTAACCATACTCGAAAAAATCGGGCACTGGCTCGACGAAGAAAACGAGCGCGTCTACCAGAAATACCGCTCGGCCGGCTTTGCCAAACGCGACATCTCGCCCATGATAGCAAAGCACATGGATGTGCGCTGGATACTCGAGGAAAGCAGCCAGCACTGGGACGGAGGCTATGTCATTACCGGTTTGATCGGCCATGGCGATGCTTTTGTGATGCGCGACCCCTCAGGCATCCGCCCCGCATTTTATTATGCGGATGATGAGGTGATTGTGGCTGCAAGCGAACGTCCTCCCATCCAGACGGCATTCAAGGTGTCGCACAACGACATCCGCGAGCTTAAGCCAGGCCATGCGCTCATCATCAAGCGCGATGGCAGCTGGATGGAACAGATGTTCAAACAGCCTACAGAAAAGCGGGCATGTTCTTTCGAGCGTATTTATTTTTCCAGGGGTACGGATGCGGATATCTACAAGGAAAGACGCAAACTGGGCGAGCTGCTGGTGCCACAGGTGTTGCAGGAGATCGACAATGACCTCGACAACACCGTGTTTTCGTATATCCCCAACACTGCCTCCGTGGCTTTCCGGGGAATGGTTACAGAACTCAACCGCCTCAGCCTGCAGCGCAAAAAAGAACGCATCCTGGGGTCGCTCGACAGCCTCACTCCAGAGCTCGTTGAAGAGATTTTTGCCAATGGGCTCAGGGTTGAAGACATAGCCGTAAAAGACGTCAAGCTGCGCACCTTCATCACTCAGGACAACCAACGCGACGACCTGGTAGCCCATGTGTACGATGTCACTTACGGCGTAGTGCGCCCTGGCCAGGATACCCTTGTCGTGCTCGACGACTCCATCGTGCGCGGAACTACCCTGCGCAACAGCATCATCCGGATCCTCGACCGACTCGGACCCAGGCATATTGTCATTGCCTCTTCAGCCCCGCAGATCCGGTACCCCGACTGTTACGGCATCGACATGGCCAAGCTCAGCGATTTTGTGGCTTTCCGGGCTGCCATCGAACTGCTCAAAGAAACCGGACAAGAGGGAATCATCAACGAAGTTTACCAGCTATGCAAGGCCCAGATGCAGCTTCCAAAAGAAGAAATGCAAAACCACGTGAAGCTGATTTATAAGCCGTTTACTGCCCGACAGATAAGCGCCAAGATTGCCCAGCTGGTCACCTCACCCAAAGTGAAAGCCAAAGTTTCGGTGGTGTTTCAGACCATTGAAAATCTGCACAAGGCCATGCCCAATCACACCGGCGACTGGTATTTTACCGGCGATTATCCCACACCAGGAGGCAACAAGGTGGTTTGCCGCTCCTTCATCAACTACATTGAGGGCAGGAACGAACGTGCCTACTAA
- a CDS encoding GNAT family N-acetyltransferase: MKNQELIVREAIRDDIDAIHRFQLAMALETEGLQLDADILRQGITAVFDHPEKGRYFVALTGHQVIGSLMITYEWSDWRCRTIYWLQSVYVLPDYRRMGVYRALYAHVRALAEADPQVGGIRLYVDSQNHDAQHVYSRMGMNGEHYRVFEWMRTF; encoded by the coding sequence ATGAAAAATCAGGAGCTCATTGTCCGTGAGGCAATAAGGGATGATATTGACGCCATACATCGTTTCCAGCTTGCCATGGCGCTGGAAACCGAAGGACTTCAGTTGGATGCCGACATCCTCAGGCAAGGCATCACAGCAGTTTTCGACCATCCGGAAAAAGGCAGGTATTTTGTGGCATTAACCGGCCATCAGGTTATCGGCTCGCTGATGATCACCTACGAATGGAGCGACTGGCGGTGCCGCACCATTTATTGGTTGCAATCGGTATATGTGCTCCCGGACTATCGAAGGATGGGAGTGTACAGGGCCTTGTATGCGCATGTGCGTGCGCTGGCGGAAGCCGATCCACAGGTAGGCGGCATCCGGCTGTATGTGGACAGCCAGAATCACGATGCCCAGCATGTGTACAGCCGCATGGGCATGAACGGCGAGCATTATCGCGTCTTTGAGTGGATGCGCACCTTCTGA